The Lycium ferocissimum isolate CSIRO_LF1 chromosome 10, AGI_CSIRO_Lferr_CH_V1, whole genome shotgun sequence genome window below encodes:
- the LOC132035571 gene encoding pectinesterase inhibitor 4-like has protein sequence MENCSPNSRKLIKTLFPILLIILLFTISKAQANSNSNFIKSKCNITTYRTICLNTLLPYASSVQSNPIKLCDTALDIAIDGTRNASNMVSELGKKKGITKYEAAAIKDCIGDLKDAVYELKETLGAMDHLNDPDKDFQWDNAKTYASAVISDANSCLDGFSDRKVNPAVKNKISATISYVTKLSSNALAFINHLY, from the coding sequence ATGGAAAATTGTAGCCCCAATTCCAGAAAACTGATCAAGACCCTCTTCCCAATTCTTctaattatattattattcacaATATCCAAAGCACAAGCCAACTCcaattccaacttcatcaaatcCAAATGCAATATCACAACATACCGTACCATTTGCCTAAACACCCTTCTCCCTTATGCCTCTTCTGTCCAGAGTAACCCTATCAAGCTCTGTGACACTGCCCTTGACATAGCCATAGATGGCACGCGAAACGCTTCCAACATGGTATCGGAGCTTGGTAAAAAGAAAGGGATTACAAAATATGAGGCGGCTGCCATTAAAGACTGCATTGGTGACTTGAAAGATGCAGTATATGAGTTGAAAGAGACACTTGGTGCCATGGATCATCTAAATGATCCAGACAAGGACTTTCAATGGGATAATGCTAAGACTTATGCAAGTGCTGTCATAAGTGATGCAAATTCTTGCCTGGATGGTTTCTCTGATAGGAAAGTGAATCCTGCTGTGAAGAATAAGATTAGTGCTACCATTTCTTATGTTACTAAACTTTCTAGCAATGCTTTGGCTTTTATAAATCACCTTTACTGA